From a single Sorghum bicolor cultivar BTx623 chromosome 5, Sorghum_bicolor_NCBIv3, whole genome shotgun sequence genomic region:
- the LOC110435350 gene encoding uncharacterized protein LOC110435350, translated as MSQPSSPIYIYIYIYVCKAQPEQGRRSRCPMAISWRVCLFALVVALGFLFFLDGAAAARSAGTSSAAAQRRREVRSLLTRLNKPPLATIESPDGDIIDCVHISKQPAFDHPLLKNHSIQMMPSCHPEGLNNNSNIAPNPFTQTWHQNGKCPENTIPIRRTKEEDVLRVSSIERYGKKSPWSIPNRFSIDDPDSVNVLRGHQHAIASAPEDDNYYGTQATFNLWEPIVEMDEGFSLTQFWISSGSYSNNDLNTIEAGWQVYPGLYKDRHTRLFIYWTRDAYNKTGCYNLLCSGFIQTSNQIAIGASNSYLSPVSVYGGSQYDFTILVWKDPKDGNWWLQVGGHDLGYWPTSIFTRLAGSAASVEWGGEVASSPDAGQTSTQMGSGHFPEEGFSKASYVKNIQLVDSTNNLKSPSAVSLVAKWPKCYNVQNGTSADWGTYIFYGGPGKNPNCQ; from the exons ATGTCGCAGCCGTCGtcgcctatatatatatatatatatatatacgtatgCAAAGCACAGCCAGAACAAGGAAGACGAAGCCGCTGCCCGATGGCAATTTCTTGGCGAGTGTGCTTGTTCGCGCTCGTCGTGGCTCTAGGGTTTCTCTTCTTCTTGGACGGTGCAGCGGCGGCGAGAAGTGCAGGGACGTCGTCGGCGGCAGCGCAGCGCCGGCGAGAGGTTCGAAGCCTCCTCACGCGGCTCAACAAGCCTCCTCTCGCGACCATTGAG AGCCCAGATGGAGATATCATTGACTGTGTCCACATCTCGAAGCAGCCAGCATTCGATCATCCTCTCCTCAAGAATCATAGTATCCAG ATGATGCCCTCTTGCCACCCAGAAGGACTCAATAACAATTCAAATATTGCACCAAATCCTTTCACCCAAACATGGCATCAAAATGGCAAGTGCCCAGAGAATACCATACCGATCCGAAGGACCAAAGAAGAGGATGTCCTGAGGGTGAGCTCCATTGAGAGATATGGCAAGAAGTCGCCTTGGAGCATCCCAAACCGTTTTTCCATTGATGACCCTGACTCGGTGAACGTATTAAGAGGCCACCAG CATGCCATAGCATCTGCGCCGGAGGATGACAACTACTATGGTACCCAAGCAACCTTCAATTTGTGGGAACCAATTGTTGAGATGGACGAAGGATTCAGTTTGACCCAGTTCTGGATTAGTAGTGGGTCCTACTCAAACAACGACCTGAATACTATAGAAGCAGGATGGCAG GTTTACCCAGGTCTGTATAAGGATAGACACACAAGACTCTTCATCTACTGGACT CGGGATGCATACAACAAAACAGGATGCTACAATCTACTATGCTCAGGGTTTATACAGACAAGCAACCAGATTGCCATCGGTGCTAGCAACTCCTACCTGTCCCCTGTCTCCGTCTATGGTGGCTCACAATATGACTTCACTATTTTAGTTTGGAAG gACCCAAAGGATGGCAATTGGTGGTTGCAAGTGGGAGGCCATGATCTAGGCTACTGGCCAACTTCGATCTTCACTAGGTTGGCAGGTAGTGCTGCCTCTGTCGAGTGGGGAGGCGAGGTGGCATCGTCACCTGATGCTGGCCAAACATCCACACAGATGGGTAGTGGACACTTTCCTGAGGAAGGGTTCAGCAAGGCCAGTTACGTCAAGAACATCCAATTGGTAGATTCGACCAACAATCTCAAATCGCCTAGTGCTGTGAGCTTGGTAGCTAAGTGGCCCAAGTGCTACAACGTGCAGAATGGTACTAGTGCTGATTGGGGTACTTACATCTTCTATGGAGGACCCGGGAAGAACCCTAACTGCCAATAG
- the LOC8070246 gene encoding uncharacterized protein LOC8070246 isoform X2, with translation MMRVAVVGGGLSGLVAAHELARSGGARVTVYEKEEHLGGAKTVAVNGGSSGPVLVDVDFMVFNRVTYPNMMEWFERLGVEMETSDMSFSASLRLNKGNGFEWGSRNGISSVLVQKSNFLSPRFWLMINEIFKFKNHALKYLEDHARNPDQNETLGQFIQSHRYSQLFQDAYLIPMCACIWSCPSQNVFGFPAGFVLSFFCDNHLLELFSPLQWLNVKGGSGSYVNKVREELESMGCQIKTGCKVRSVSRLKGGYRILEADGSEEIYERIIFCVHPPDALKVLGTEATPDEQRVLEAFQYIYSDLYFHCDESFMPHNSSAWSARNFLGTTSSGVCVTYWLNILQNTESARPFLATLNPPRVPDHVLLKWHTSHPIPSMAAAKATLELNNIQGKRGIWFCVPYQGYGNHEDSVKAGKAVASGLLGKKCDFLVNPKPMVPSWTEAGARFLVAKNMGKYITIGNFSILEEGGTTLSFGKTCERCQLKCVIRVHNPQFYWKIATEGDPGFAYSYINGYISFVDKKEGLQNIVEITLANRGERKRLSSSHANNKSYIKKGWWTPLLRINGVTLAKYVLHEVLRRNTISKARKNISAHYDLSNEFFALFLDPTMTYSCGIFKVEDESLEAAQLRKLDNLINKAKVEPGHHVLDIGCGWGSLAIRLVKRTGCKCTGITLSEEQLKYGKRKVKEFGLEDRITLLLCDYRQIANGQKFDRIISCGMLEHVGHEFYEDFFASCEYHLAEHGLLVLQSIACPEELYDKMRTRPEFLKEYIFPGGCLPSLARITSAMSNASRLCVHHVENIGYHYYPTLIHWRDNFVANREKVLALGFDEKFIRTWEYYLNYCAAMFKSHMGLDYQIVFARPGDSKMPSYVAIA, from the exons ATGATGAGAGTGGCGGTGGTGGGTGGCGGCCTAAGCGGGCTAGTGGCGGCGCACGAGCTGGCGAggagcggcggcgcgcgcgtcaCCGTGTATGAGAAGGAGGAGCATCTCGGCGGCGCCAAGACGGTTGCCGTCAATGGCGGATCATCAGGCCCTGTTCTGGTCGACGTGGACTTCATGGTCTTCAACCGG GTGACGTACCCAAACATGATGGAATGGTTTGAACGTCTAGGGGTGGAAATGGAGACATCAGACATGTCATTCTCAGCAAGCTTGCGGTTAAACAAAGGTAATGGCTTTGAGTGGGGTAGCCGCAATGGCATATCTAGTGTTCTGGTGCAGAAGAGCAATTTTCTTAGCCCCAGATTCTGGCTCATGATCAATGAGATATTCAAGTTCAAGAACCATGCTCTCAA GTACCTAGAGGACCATGCAAGAAACCCTGACCAGAATGAGACTTTAGGTCAATTTATTCAGTCACATAGATATTCGCAGCTGTTCCAGGATGCTTACCTT AtcccaatgtgtgcatgcatttggTCCTGCCCATCACAGAACGTATTTGGCTTTCCTGCCGGTTTTGTGCTTTCATTTTTTTGCGATAATCATCTTCTCGAG TTGTTTAGTCCCCTACAGTGGCTAAATGTCAAAGGTGGTTCAGGGTCCTACGTGAACAAG GTAAGGGAGGAATTGGAGAGCATGGGTTGTCAAATTAAAACCGGATGTAAAGTGAGATCAGTTTCAAGACTTAAGGGAG GTTACCGAATTTTGGAGGCTGATGGCTCAGAAGAGATATATGAGAGGATCATATTTTGTGTTCATCCTCCTGATGCTCTAAAAGTACTAGGAACAGAAGCAACACCTGATGAACAGAGAGTTCTAGAAGCTTTCCAGTATATCTACAG TGATTTGTACTTCCACTGTGATGAAAGTTTTATGCCACATAATTCTTCTGCATGGAGTGCGAGGAACTTCTTGGGGACTACAAGCAGTGGTGTTTGTGTTACCTACTGGTTAAATATACTTCAG AACACTGAATCTGCCAGACCTTTTCTTGCAACACTCAACCCTCCTCGTGTTCCGGATCATGTATTGCTTAAATGGCATACTAGCCACCCGATTCCTTCCATGGCTGCTGCAAAGGCTACTCTTGAGCTCAACAACATACAAGGGAAGAGGGGAATATGGTTCTGCGTCCCCTACCAAG GTTATGGAAATCATGAGGACAGCGTGAAG GCTGGGAAAGCAGTAGCTTCTGGGTTGCTTGGCAAGAAATGTGACTTTTTGGTTAACCCAAAACCCATGGTCCCATCATGGACTGAGGCCGGCGCACGATTTCTGGTTGCAAAAAACATGGGCAAATACATAACCATTGGTAACTTTAG CATCCTCGAAGAAGGAGGCACTACTCTTAGTTTTGGTAAAACATGTGAAAGATGTCAACTAAAATGTGTGATACGAGTTCACAACCCCCAATTCTATTGGAAG ATTGCAACCGAAGGAGACCCTGGTTTCGCATATTCCTACATCAATGGTTATATCTCGTTTGTTGATAAAAAAGAAGGCCTTCAGAATATTGTAGAG ATTACTTTGGCTAATAGAGGTGAACGGAAAAGGTTGAGCAGTAGCCATGCCAACAATAAAAG TTATATAAAAAAGGGCTGGTGGACACCCTTGCTTCGAATCAATGGAGTTACATTAGCAAAATATGTTTTGCATGAAGTCTTAAGGAGAAACACTATATCAAAAGCTCGTAAAAATATCTCTGCACACTATGATCTG AGTAATGAATTCTTTGCTCTTTTTCTGGATCCGACAATGACTTACTCTTGTGGTATTTTCAAG GTGGAAGATGAGAGTTTAGAAGCAGCCCAGCTACGTAAACTCGACAATCTAATTAATAAG GCTAAGGTGGAACCAGGGCATCATGTTCTTGACATTGGATGTGGTTGGGGTTCATTGGCAATAAGGTTGGTGAAGAGAACTGGTTGCAAGTGCACTGGAATTACATTATCCGAGGAGCAGCTGAAATACGGAAAGAGAAAGGTGAAAGAATTTGGATTAGAG GACCGCATAACTCTCCTGCTTTGCGATTACCGTCAAATAGCGAATGGCCAAAAGTTTGATAGGATTATAAGTTG TGGGATGCTTGAACACGTTGGCCATGAGTTCTACGAAGATTTTTTTGCATCCTGCGAGTATCATTTGGCAGAACATGGCCTACTTGTCCTCCAG TCGATCGCGTGCCCTGAGGAATTGTATGACAAAATGAGGACGAGGCCTGAGTTCCTGAAGGAATATATCTTCCCAGGTGGCTGCCTACCTTCTTTAGCTCGGATTACATCTGCCATGTCTAATGCATCAAGGCTATG CGTACATCACGTTGAGAATATTGGGTACCATTATTACCCGACTCTGATTCACTGGAGGGACAACTTTGTGGCCAATAGAGA aaaagTTTTGGCCCTTGGATTTGACGAAAAATTCATACGTACTTGGGAGTACTATTTAAACTACTGTGCAGCTATGTTCAAATCACACATGGGTTTGGATTACCAG ATAGTGTTTGCTAGGCCAGGCGATTCAAAGATGCCGAGCTATGTTGCCATTGCATAA
- the LOC8070246 gene encoding uncharacterized protein LOC8070246 isoform X1, giving the protein MMRVAVVGGGLSGLVAAHELARSGGARVTVYEKEEHLGGAKTVAVNGGSSGPVLVDVDFMVFNRVTYPNMMEWFERLGVEMETSDMSFSASLRLNKGNGFEWGSRNGISSVLVQKSNFLSPRFWLMINEIFKFKNHALKYLEDHARNPDQNETLGQFIQSHRYSQLFQDAYLIPMCACIWSCPSQNVFGFPAGFVLSFFCDNHLLELFSPLQWLNVKGGSGSYVNKVREELESMGCQIKTGCKVRSVSRLKGGYRILEADGSEEIYERIIFCVHPPDALKVLGTEATPDEQRVLEAFQYIYSDLYFHCDESFMPHNSSAWSARNFLGTTSSGVCVTYWLNILQNTESARPFLATLNPPRVPDHVLLKWHTSHPIPSMAAAKATLELNNIQGKRGIWFCVPYQGYGNHEDSVKAGKAVASGLLGKKCDFLVNPKPMVPSWTEAGARFLVAKNMGKYITIGNFSILEEGGTTLSFGKTCERCQLKCVIRVHNPQFYWKIATEGDPGFAYSYINGYISFVDKKEGLQNIVEITLANRGERKRLSSSHANNKSSYIKKGWWTPLLRINGVTLAKYVLHEVLRRNTISKARKNISAHYDLSNEFFALFLDPTMTYSCGIFKVEDESLEAAQLRKLDNLINKAKVEPGHHVLDIGCGWGSLAIRLVKRTGCKCTGITLSEEQLKYGKRKVKEFGLEDRITLLLCDYRQIANGQKFDRIISCGMLEHVGHEFYEDFFASCEYHLAEHGLLVLQSIACPEELYDKMRTRPEFLKEYIFPGGCLPSLARITSAMSNASRLCVHHVENIGYHYYPTLIHWRDNFVANREKVLALGFDEKFIRTWEYYLNYCAAMFKSHMGLDYQIVFARPGDSKMPSYVAIA; this is encoded by the exons ATGATGAGAGTGGCGGTGGTGGGTGGCGGCCTAAGCGGGCTAGTGGCGGCGCACGAGCTGGCGAggagcggcggcgcgcgcgtcaCCGTGTATGAGAAGGAGGAGCATCTCGGCGGCGCCAAGACGGTTGCCGTCAATGGCGGATCATCAGGCCCTGTTCTGGTCGACGTGGACTTCATGGTCTTCAACCGG GTGACGTACCCAAACATGATGGAATGGTTTGAACGTCTAGGGGTGGAAATGGAGACATCAGACATGTCATTCTCAGCAAGCTTGCGGTTAAACAAAGGTAATGGCTTTGAGTGGGGTAGCCGCAATGGCATATCTAGTGTTCTGGTGCAGAAGAGCAATTTTCTTAGCCCCAGATTCTGGCTCATGATCAATGAGATATTCAAGTTCAAGAACCATGCTCTCAA GTACCTAGAGGACCATGCAAGAAACCCTGACCAGAATGAGACTTTAGGTCAATTTATTCAGTCACATAGATATTCGCAGCTGTTCCAGGATGCTTACCTT AtcccaatgtgtgcatgcatttggTCCTGCCCATCACAGAACGTATTTGGCTTTCCTGCCGGTTTTGTGCTTTCATTTTTTTGCGATAATCATCTTCTCGAG TTGTTTAGTCCCCTACAGTGGCTAAATGTCAAAGGTGGTTCAGGGTCCTACGTGAACAAG GTAAGGGAGGAATTGGAGAGCATGGGTTGTCAAATTAAAACCGGATGTAAAGTGAGATCAGTTTCAAGACTTAAGGGAG GTTACCGAATTTTGGAGGCTGATGGCTCAGAAGAGATATATGAGAGGATCATATTTTGTGTTCATCCTCCTGATGCTCTAAAAGTACTAGGAACAGAAGCAACACCTGATGAACAGAGAGTTCTAGAAGCTTTCCAGTATATCTACAG TGATTTGTACTTCCACTGTGATGAAAGTTTTATGCCACATAATTCTTCTGCATGGAGTGCGAGGAACTTCTTGGGGACTACAAGCAGTGGTGTTTGTGTTACCTACTGGTTAAATATACTTCAG AACACTGAATCTGCCAGACCTTTTCTTGCAACACTCAACCCTCCTCGTGTTCCGGATCATGTATTGCTTAAATGGCATACTAGCCACCCGATTCCTTCCATGGCTGCTGCAAAGGCTACTCTTGAGCTCAACAACATACAAGGGAAGAGGGGAATATGGTTCTGCGTCCCCTACCAAG GTTATGGAAATCATGAGGACAGCGTGAAG GCTGGGAAAGCAGTAGCTTCTGGGTTGCTTGGCAAGAAATGTGACTTTTTGGTTAACCCAAAACCCATGGTCCCATCATGGACTGAGGCCGGCGCACGATTTCTGGTTGCAAAAAACATGGGCAAATACATAACCATTGGTAACTTTAG CATCCTCGAAGAAGGAGGCACTACTCTTAGTTTTGGTAAAACATGTGAAAGATGTCAACTAAAATGTGTGATACGAGTTCACAACCCCCAATTCTATTGGAAG ATTGCAACCGAAGGAGACCCTGGTTTCGCATATTCCTACATCAATGGTTATATCTCGTTTGTTGATAAAAAAGAAGGCCTTCAGAATATTGTAGAG ATTACTTTGGCTAATAGAGGTGAACGGAAAAGGTTGAGCAGTAGCCATGCCAACAATAAAAG TAGTTATATAAAAAAGGGCTGGTGGACACCCTTGCTTCGAATCAATGGAGTTACATTAGCAAAATATGTTTTGCATGAAGTCTTAAGGAGAAACACTATATCAAAAGCTCGTAAAAATATCTCTGCACACTATGATCTG AGTAATGAATTCTTTGCTCTTTTTCTGGATCCGACAATGACTTACTCTTGTGGTATTTTCAAG GTGGAAGATGAGAGTTTAGAAGCAGCCCAGCTACGTAAACTCGACAATCTAATTAATAAG GCTAAGGTGGAACCAGGGCATCATGTTCTTGACATTGGATGTGGTTGGGGTTCATTGGCAATAAGGTTGGTGAAGAGAACTGGTTGCAAGTGCACTGGAATTACATTATCCGAGGAGCAGCTGAAATACGGAAAGAGAAAGGTGAAAGAATTTGGATTAGAG GACCGCATAACTCTCCTGCTTTGCGATTACCGTCAAATAGCGAATGGCCAAAAGTTTGATAGGATTATAAGTTG TGGGATGCTTGAACACGTTGGCCATGAGTTCTACGAAGATTTTTTTGCATCCTGCGAGTATCATTTGGCAGAACATGGCCTACTTGTCCTCCAG TCGATCGCGTGCCCTGAGGAATTGTATGACAAAATGAGGACGAGGCCTGAGTTCCTGAAGGAATATATCTTCCCAGGTGGCTGCCTACCTTCTTTAGCTCGGATTACATCTGCCATGTCTAATGCATCAAGGCTATG CGTACATCACGTTGAGAATATTGGGTACCATTATTACCCGACTCTGATTCACTGGAGGGACAACTTTGTGGCCAATAGAGA aaaagTTTTGGCCCTTGGATTTGACGAAAAATTCATACGTACTTGGGAGTACTATTTAAACTACTGTGCAGCTATGTTCAAATCACACATGGGTTTGGATTACCAG ATAGTGTTTGCTAGGCCAGGCGATTCAAAGATGCCGAGCTATGTTGCCATTGCATAA